A genomic window from Parasteatoda tepidariorum isolate YZ-2023 chromosome 10, CAS_Ptep_4.0, whole genome shotgun sequence includes:
- the LOC110282055 gene encoding uncharacterized protein, giving the protein MSGVFQRIIHFKSSSMNLIFIELRFKKDDIERNGVFESENFSVTGESESNHLILLNYFDNFMLRCIVESIDLFINSTCLIFDGNNSCLDCNVRSSIRGKLLDLFLKPKDFLPQQFPIKIICYLEFKNSTESDLTESLTPNNLGLEKLQKLSNDFSKILDQTITSDVTLDVSGVEIKSHRNILQARSPVFDRMFNYDTSESARNIIVIPDIRAEIMNDLLLYLYSGATKTHDFDDACDLYYAADKYEVLSLRDACKRDLLVHLKVDNACQMLSLANRHGDESFKENILKFIKENFKTVVKMESFEELSANEPKLALLVTRYFMN; this is encoded by the coding sequence ATGTCTGGTGTCTTTCAGAggataattcattttaaaagctcATCCATGAATTTGATCTTTATTGAATTGCGATTTAAGAAAGATGATATAGAAAGAAATGGTGTCTTTGAGAGTGAAAACTTTTCTGTCACGGGTGAAAGTGAAAGCAACCATCTGATATTACTCAAttactttgataattttatgcTACGTTGTATAGTAGAATCAATTGACCTATTTATAAATTCTACGTGTCTAATATTCGATGGGAATAACAGCTGCCTTGATTGTAATGTTAGATCTTCCATAAGAGGTAAACTTCTTGATTTATTTCTTAAGCCAAAAGATTTCTTGCCTCAGCAATTTcctatcaaaataatttgttacttgGAGTTTAAGAATTCTACCGAATCGGATTTGACCGAAAGTTTAACTCCGAACAACTTGGGATTGGAAAAACTGCAAAAGCTTTCAAATGACTTCTCAAAAATTTTGGATCAAACTATTACCTCAGATGTCACATTAGATGTTAGTGGAGTTGAGATCAAATCGCACAGAAACATTCTGCAAGCAAGATCACCAGTATTTGACAGAATGTTCAATTATGATACTAGCGAATCTGCAAGGAATATCATTGTTATCCCGGATATACGAGCTGAAATAATGAACGATCTCTTGCTGTATCTCTACTCTGGAGCGACGAAAACTCATGATTTTGACGACGCTTGCGACCTCTATTATGCTGCAGATAAATATGAAGTTTTGTCACTCCGCGATGCTTGTAAAAGGGATTTGCTGGTACATCTGAAAGTAGATAATGCGTGCCAGATGTTGAGTTTGGCCAATCGACATGGTGAtgaatcatttaaagaaaatatactgAAATTCATAAAGGAGAACTTTAAAACTGTGGTCAAAATGGAATCATTTGAAGAACTTTCAGCCAACGAGCCAAAATTGGCTCTGTTAGTAACGCGCTATTTTATGAACTAG
- the LOC107447317 gene encoding speckle-type POZ protein homolog, whose protein sequence is MDINLFLNSEEYYNIKNKSHSKVKKLEXNIIVIPDIRAEIMNDLLLYLYSGVTKTHDFDDACDLYYAADKYEVLSLRDACKRDLLVHLKVDNACQMLSLANRHGNETFKENILKFIKENFKTVIKLESFEELSANDPKLSVLVTRYCMN, encoded by the coding sequence atggatattaatttatttttaaattcggaagaatattataatataaaaaacaagtCTCATTCAAAAGTTAAGAAGTTAGAANGCAATATCATAGTTATCCCGGATATACGAGCTGAAATAATGAACGATCTCTTGCTGTATCTCTACTCTGGAGTGACGAAAACTCATGACTTTGACGACGCTTGCGACCTCTATTATGCTGCAGATAAATATGAAGTTTTGTCACTCCGCGATGCTTGTAAAAGGGATTTGCTGGTACATCTGAAAGTAGATAATGCGTGCCAGATGTTGAGTTTGGCCAATCGACATGGTAATGagacatttaaagaaaatatactgaaattcataaaggaaaattttaaaactgttatcaAACTGGAATCATTTGAAGAACTTTCAGCCAACGATCCAAAATTGTCGGTGTTAGTGACGCGCTATTGTATGAACTAG
- the LOC139426795 gene encoding uncharacterized protein: MSGVFQRIIYFKNSSMNLIFIELRFKKGDIEIDSFFESENFSVTGEKESNHLTLYNGQNIFGLICYIDSIDLFTGSTCLVFDANNICLDCIVRSSTKGHAGDNPIDLFLKPKDFSPQQFPIKIICYLEFKNSTESDLPESLSPNNLELEELQELSNDFSKILDQTITSDVTLDVSGVKIKSHRNILQARSPVFDRMFNHDTSESASNIIVITDIRAEIMNDLLLYLYSGVTKTHDFDDAYDLYYAADKYEVLSLRDACKIDLLVHLKVDNACQMLSLANRHGDESFKEIILKFIKENFKTVIKIESFEELSANDPKLSVLVTRYCMN; encoded by the coding sequence ATGTCTGGCGTCTTCCaaaggataatttattttaaaaactcatccATGAATTTGATCTTTATTGAATTGCGATTTAAGAAAGGTGATATTGAAATTGATAGTTTCTTTGAGAGTGAAAACTTTTCTGTCACGGGTGAAAAAGAAAGCAACCATCTGACATTATACAATGGCCAAAATATATTTGGACTAATTTGTTATATAGATTCCATCGACCTATTTACAGGTTCTACGTGTCTAGTATTTGATGCGAATAACATCTGCCTTGACTGTATTGTTAGATCTTCCACAAAAGGTCATGCTGGTGATAACCCTATTGACTTATTTCTTAAGCCAAAAGATTTCTCGCCTCAGCAATttcctataaaaataatttgttacttaGAGTTTAAGAATTCTACTGAATCGGATTTGCCCGAAAGTTTATCTCCAAACAACTTGGAATTGGAAGAACTGCAAGAGCTTTCGAATGACTTCTCAAAGATTTTGGATCAAACTATTACCTCAGATGTCACATTAGATGTTAGTGGTGTAAAGATCAAATCACACAGAAACATTCTGCAAGCAAGATCACCAGTATTTGACAGAATGTTCAATCATGATACAAGCGAATCTGCAAGCAATATCATAGTTATAACGGATATACGAGCTGAAATAATGAACGATCTCTTGCTGTATCTCTACTCTGGAGTGACGAAAACTCATGACTTTGACGACGCGTACGACCTCTATTATGCTGCTGACAAATATGAAGTTTTGTCACTCCGCGATGCTTGCAAAATTGATTTGCTGGTACATCTGAAAGTGGATAATGCGTGCCAGATGTTGAGTTTGGCAAATAGACATGGTGATgaatcatttaaagaaattattctgaaattcataaaggaaaactttaaaactgtgatcaaaattGAATCATTTGAAGAACTTTCAGCCAACGATCCAAAATTGTCGGTGTTAGTGACGCGCTATTGTATGAACTAG
- the LOC139426796 gene encoding uncharacterized protein (The sequence of the model RefSeq protein was modified relative to this genomic sequence to represent the inferred CDS: added 28 bases not found in genome assembly) has product MSGVFQRIIHFKNSSRILINIELRFNHDYIQTFSSFLSENFSVTGKRERNHLQLLNYHDSFMLVCKVKSVDLFTGSTCLVLDANDSCLDYIVKSSIKGHAGDYYPINLFHEPKYFTPHQFPIKIICYLEFKNITLSDFSESLTPYNFELEELQELSNDFSKILHQTIASDVTLDVSGVKIKSHRNILQARSPVFDRMFNHDTSESARNIIANTDIRAEIMNDLLLYLYSGVTIIHDFDDACDLYYAADKYEVLSLRDACKTELLMVHLKVDTACQMLSLANRHGDESFKESILKFIWENFKTVVKMESFEELSVNEPKLAVLVKRYGMN; this is encoded by the coding sequence attttaaaaactcatccAGGATTTTGATCAATATTGAATTGCGTTTTAACCACGACTATATTCAAACTTTTAGTTCTTTTCTCAGTGAAAACTTTTCGGTCACGGGTAAAAGGGAACGCAACCATCTGCAATTACTCAATTACCATGATTCTTTTATGCTAGTTTGTAAAGTAAAATCAGTCGACCTATTTACAGGTTCTACGTGCCTTGTACTGGATGCGAATGACAGCTGCCTTGATTATATTGTTAAATCTTCCATAAAAGGTCATGCTGGTGATTATTAccctattaatttatttcatgagcCAAAATATTTCACGCCTCATCAATTtcccatcaaaataatttgttacttaGAGTTTAAGAATATTACTCTATCAGATTTCTCCGAAAGTTTAACTCCATATAACTTTGAATTGGAAGAACTGCAAGAGCTTTCGAATGACTTCTCAAAGATTTTGCATCAAACTATTGCCTCAGATGTCACGTTAGATGTTAGTGGTGTAAAGATCAAATCGCACAGAAACATTCTGCAAGCAAGATCACCAGTATTTGACAGAATGTTCAATCATGATACAAGCGAATCTGCAAGGAATATCATAGCTAACACGGATATACGAGCTGAAATAATGAACGATCTCTTGCTGTATCTCTACTCTGGAGTGACGATAATTCATGACTTTGACGACGCTTGCGACCTCTATTATGCTGCTGACAAATATGAAGTTTTGTCGCTCCGCGATGCTTGTAAAACGGAATTGCTGATGGTACATCTGAAAGTAGATACTGCGTGCCAGATGCTGAGTTTGGCCAATCGACATGGTGATGaatcatttaaagaaagtataCTGAAATTCATATGGGAAAACTTCAAAACTGTGGTCAAAATGGAATCATTTGAAGAACTTTCAGTCAACGAGCCAAAATTGGCGGTGTTAGTGAAGCGCTATGGTATGAACTAG